ACTAATTCATCCGACGGAGAATTTGCGCGACCCCCGAGGTGGTCACGCCAAGTCTGCGGGCGGCCTCGGCACGGGTGAGGCCCAACTCCAGCACGAGAAAACGGGCCAATTCCCGCCGAAGCCCGGGCAGCACCCCGACCCGACTGCCCGATCGAAGGGCCTCGGTGCCGATCCCGGCTTTCTTACAGGCCTCTTGGATGTGCGCCTCGGCCCTGGCCTGGCGCTGATCGATCGGCAGCTGCCTGGCAACCCGATCGGTCGCCTGGGCCACCATCTTGCGCACAAAATCCCCGCTGCCCAGGATGCGCTCGTCTCCGATCGCTTTTTCCCCCCTGCCCCGCAGGCTCTTCACGGCCGACCACCCGCCCTGCGACCGCACGAGCCCGCCACCTACCAGTTCCGGTCGATGGCCCTGCCCCTTCCCCTGGGATACAAACCGGCGGTAAGCCGCACGGGCCGCCTGTTGGGTTTCGCCGAACCACCTCAGCACCTCGTCCACAGCCTGCCAGGGGTTCCATCGTTTCT
The sequence above is a segment of the Desulfobacteraceae bacterium genome. Coding sequences within it:
- a CDS encoding transposase gives rise to the protein MPRGPRLDAPGTLHHVIVRGIEGRRIVDDDQDRERFLTRLGGLAQETHTTVYAWALMENHAHLLVRSGPGGLPGFMRRLLTGHATHYNRRHRRHGHLFQNRYKSIVCEEDPYFKELVRYIHLNPLRAGAVENLVSLEGYRWCGHAGLLEKRWNPWQAVDEVLRWFGETQQAARAAYRRFVSQGKGQGHRPELVGGGLVRSQGGWSAVKSLRGRGEKAIGDERILGSGDFVRKMVAQATDRVARQLPIDQRQARAEAHIQEACKKAGIGTEALRSGSRVGVLPGLRRELARFLVLELGLTRAEAARRLGVTTSGVAQILRRMN